From Anaerohalosphaeraceae bacterium, one genomic window encodes:
- a CDS encoding Gfo/Idh/MocA family oxidoreductase, with protein MSGSAISRREFLRSAGITAAGVIGFPYWIRPSALGKQGGISPGNRITIGCVGMGWQGEANLRAFLAESDAQVVAVCDIDRNHLEQARRQVNRHYGSEDCKTYTDYREMMADPAIDAVMLALPDHWHALVAVAAARAGKDIYGEKPLTHTLREGRILCDTVQRYGVIWQTGSWQHSESNFRFACELVRNGRIGRVHTVEVGLPSGHRDFAGTQGQETMGPPPPELDYETWLGPAPWAPYCPARVHKNWRWIYDYGGGQLMDWVGHHVDIAHWGLNLDHAAPIEIEGSGEFPKDGLWNTATRYRLTAKYAEGFEMIIAGGHEDIRGGTRWIGTDGWVWVTRGQLDAYPKRLLQEQFGPSEVHLPRAANHVRNFLDCVKSRRQTLAPCETAHHSAVPGHLGQVAMLLGRKIRFDPRTEKILNDETADRMLSHSYRSPWSL; from the coding sequence ATGAGCGGTTCTGCAATCAGCCGCCGGGAATTTCTCCGGAGTGCGGGGATAACGGCGGCGGGGGTGATTGGTTTTCCTTACTGGATACGTCCGTCTGCGCTGGGAAAACAGGGGGGGATATCTCCAGGCAATCGAATCACAATCGGCTGTGTGGGGATGGGCTGGCAGGGTGAGGCCAACCTACGGGCATTTCTGGCCGAGTCCGATGCTCAGGTTGTTGCGGTCTGCGATATTGACCGCAATCATCTTGAGCAGGCCCGAAGACAGGTGAATCGGCACTACGGGAGCGAAGACTGCAAAACCTATACAGATTATCGCGAAATGATGGCTGACCCTGCCATCGATGCGGTGATGCTGGCTTTGCCGGACCATTGGCATGCACTGGTTGCTGTGGCCGCCGCCCGTGCCGGCAAGGATATTTACGGCGAAAAACCCCTCACACACACCCTCCGGGAAGGGCGGATTCTCTGCGATACGGTGCAGCGGTACGGTGTCATCTGGCAGACGGGCAGCTGGCAGCACTCGGAATCGAATTTCCGTTTTGCCTGTGAACTGGTGCGAAACGGACGCATCGGCAGGGTCCATACGGTCGAAGTGGGGCTGCCGTCCGGCCATCGGGATTTCGCCGGTACGCAGGGACAGGAAACGATGGGCCCGCCTCCGCCGGAGCTGGATTATGAAACCTGGCTTGGGCCCGCTCCGTGGGCTCCGTACTGCCCGGCCCGGGTCCATAAAAACTGGCGATGGATTTATGATTACGGCGGGGGGCAATTGATGGACTGGGTCGGTCATCACGTTGACATTGCTCATTGGGGATTGAATCTGGACCATGCGGCCCCGATTGAAATTGAAGGCAGCGGTGAGTTTCCCAAAGATGGGTTGTGGAATACAGCGACCCGCTATCGTCTTACTGCCAAATATGCGGAAGGATTCGAGATGATTATCGCCGGCGGGCATGAGGATATCCGCGGCGGAACCCGGTGGATTGGAACGGACGGCTGGGTCTGGGTGACTCGGGGACAGCTGGATGCTTATCCGAAACGTCTGCTGCAGGAGCAATTCGGCCCTTCGGAAGTGCATCTGCCGCGAGCGGCCAATCATGTCCGAAATTTTCTGGACTGTGTGAAAAGCCGGCGACAAACGCTGGCTCCCTGTGAAACGGCGCATCATTCGGCCGTTCCCGGCCATCTGGGGCAGGTTGCTATGCTTTTGGGCAGAAAAATTCGGTTTGACCCGAGGACGGAGAAGATATTGAATGATGAAACCGCTGACCGAATGCTCAGTCATTCGTATCGGAGTCCATGGTCGCTTTAA
- a CDS encoding HEAT repeat domain-containing protein, with amino-acid sequence MRKSFWMLLFAIAAGLSNVGIGASLDAAGLRTLLEQSRQYDFGQSRRVLTDIENQIKAVYDSPEELAKAEAVLLEMLQSDCSFALKDFLCRQLSVIGSARSVPALAGLLKDPKTAAPAQYALVRIPVPEADKVLIEHLAKSEPSVRIGLLTSLGLRRTQTAAETIAPYAADENQAVAEAALSALGQIGTPEAAAALEKQMEKILPALKTRGYDVLLACAEKRLQSGQKAEAASLFQKIYTQKDLSGLLRAAALQGLLQAVSPEQADRQMLEGLEDADAQIRTVCLLWACRLNRPAVIQKARQMMSSLPDWQQVQFLTALGETKSSGAQETALSALSASSPEVVLAALETLSVVGDASCIQPLAQSAAQSSERRIRQAAQTALERLPDPQTDAAIAQLLEKMDFTAENQSAQSYELILAAGRRGTRDAFPLILKAASVGSRSVRRVAMESLAALAGPEDIPRMTYLLDNPDAEVIRVLAAAASKQAERTGRAKPFLPLLAGAGPQKTAAVYQILGRLGDPDSLEILRKGLQSENSDLQEAAFRALTEWPGPEVTEEMKRWSAEGKSESRRVLAFRAYVRMVRQSEMPLPQKASTLAEAMGLAPREEEKKIVLASLADVPSEQTLKAAVGCLMQESIRPEAQAAVLAICQKMSSRRPELCRDALTKLLESSPPDEITKTAQEMLNAMQKSR; translated from the coding sequence ATGAGAAAAAGTTTCTGGATGCTGTTGTTCGCAATTGCGGCTGGACTGTCAAATGTGGGCATCGGTGCCTCGCTGGATGCCGCGGGGCTGCGAACCCTTCTGGAACAGTCTCGGCAGTACGACTTTGGTCAAAGCCGGCGTGTGCTGACGGACATCGAGAATCAGATCAAAGCTGTTTATGACTCGCCGGAGGAGCTGGCCAAGGCCGAAGCGGTTTTGCTGGAGATGCTCCAGTCGGATTGTTCATTTGCTTTGAAGGACTTTTTGTGCCGGCAGCTGAGTGTTATCGGCTCGGCCCGTTCTGTTCCGGCACTGGCAGGACTTTTGAAAGACCCAAAGACGGCGGCACCGGCTCAATATGCCCTGGTTCGAATTCCTGTTCCGGAAGCGGACAAGGTTCTGATAGAACACCTGGCAAAGTCAGAGCCGTCTGTTCGCATCGGGCTGCTGACGTCGCTGGGGCTTCGCAGGACGCAAACAGCGGCAGAAACCATCGCTCCGTATGCCGCCGATGAAAACCAGGCTGTGGCAGAGGCGGCCCTGTCGGCTTTGGGACAAATCGGAACCCCCGAGGCCGCAGCGGCTCTCGAAAAACAAATGGAAAAGATTCTGCCGGCCTTAAAGACTCGGGGATACGATGTGCTGTTGGCGTGTGCGGAAAAGCGGCTCCAATCGGGTCAAAAAGCGGAAGCGGCATCGCTTTTCCAGAAAATCTATACGCAAAAAGACTTGTCCGGACTGCTTCGTGCAGCGGCCCTGCAGGGGCTTCTGCAGGCCGTTTCGCCGGAGCAGGCGGACCGTCAAATGCTGGAGGGCCTTGAGGATGCAGACGCGCAGATTCGGACAGTCTGTCTGCTGTGGGCCTGTCGGCTGAATCGTCCGGCTGTCATCCAGAAAGCCCGACAAATGATGTCCTCTTTGCCGGATTGGCAGCAGGTGCAGTTTTTGACGGCTTTGGGCGAGACAAAGTCTTCCGGTGCCCAAGAAACGGCTCTCTCCGCTCTTTCTGCTTCGTCGCCGGAGGTAGTCTTGGCGGCATTGGAAACCTTGTCGGTTGTCGGGGATGCGTCCTGTATTCAGCCCCTGGCGCAATCAGCCGCTCAATCGTCAGAACGGCGGATTCGTCAGGCGGCCCAGACGGCTCTGGAACGTCTGCCGGATCCTCAAACGGATGCGGCTATCGCCCAATTGCTTGAAAAAATGGATTTTACGGCGGAGAACCAATCCGCTCAAAGTTATGAACTGATTCTTGCTGCCGGACGCCGAGGGACACGGGATGCCTTTCCCCTGATTCTGAAGGCCGCCTCGGTGGGCAGCCGTTCCGTCCGTCGGGTGGCGATGGAGTCTCTTGCCGCTCTGGCGGGACCGGAGGATATTCCCCGGATGACTTATCTGCTTGACAATCCGGATGCAGAGGTTATCCGGGTGCTGGCTGCAGCGGCTTCCAAACAGGCCGAGCGAACAGGCCGCGCCAAGCCGTTTTTGCCGCTGCTTGCCGGAGCCGGTCCTCAGAAAACCGCCGCCGTTTACCAAATCCTCGGACGTCTGGGGGATCCGGATTCCCTGGAGATTTTGCGAAAAGGGCTTCAGTCAGAGAATTCAGACCTTCAGGAAGCGGCTTTTCGTGCATTAACCGAATGGCCCGGACCGGAGGTGACAGAGGAAATGAAGCGATGGTCTGCGGAGGGCAAGAGTGAGTCCCGCCGCGTGCTGGCTTTCCGGGCGTATGTAAGGATGGTTCGACAGTCTGAGATGCCGCTGCCGCAAAAAGCATCGACGCTGGCGGAAGCGATGGGCTTGGCGCCTCGGGAAGAGGAAAAGAAAATAGTCCTGGCGTCTTTGGCGGACGTGCCCTCAGAACAGACCCTCAAGGCCGCCGTCGGGTGCTTAATGCAGGAGTCGATTCGTCCGGAGGCCCAGGCCGCCGTTTTGGCTATTTGTCAAAAGATGTCATCCAGACGTCCGGAGCTGTGCCGCGATGCGCTGACAAAGCTGCTCGAATCTTCTCCCCCGGACGAAATCACCAAAACAGCTCAGGAAATGCTCAATGCGATGCAAAAATCTCGGTAA
- a CDS encoding Gfo/Idh/MocA family oxidoreductase, which produces MKESKPFSRREFLKTCGAAAGLVAFPYVIRPSALGKFGTVAPSNRIAMGVIGCGAMGTGNAQTFLYNFPQVQFVAVCDVDLRRARTLKEEIDRKYGNEDCVVYSDFRRLIARGDLDAVCHAVPDHWHAPISIACAQAGLDMYGEKPLARTIQEGRAICEAVRRYEVIWQTGSWQRSLANFHRACELVRNGRIGKVSYVEVGLPDGNPNSPSFRPLPVPNGFDYEMWLGPAPWRPYQDFGHGGVHWDWRWIMDYSGGQLTDWAGHHIDIAHWGLGLDLTGPCEVEGQGKYYQDGIYDTPYEYEFVCRYENGLQMKVANASRLPKGMGTTWYGEHGWIHVDRGDVLEASNPKILREKIGPNETRLFFSPSGHHGNFIDCIKSRGRTAAPAEVAHRSITVGLLGEIAMLLGRKIKWDPKTETILNDPQASRMLGRSMRSPWHL; this is translated from the coding sequence ATGAAAGAGTCGAAGCCGTTCAGTCGAAGAGAGTTTCTGAAGACTTGCGGAGCCGCCGCGGGTCTGGTAGCATTCCCTTATGTGATTCGTCCTTCCGCCCTCGGAAAGTTCGGCACCGTGGCTCCGAGCAATCGGATTGCAATGGGGGTTATCGGATGCGGGGCCATGGGGACCGGCAATGCCCAGACTTTTCTTTACAATTTTCCGCAGGTGCAGTTTGTCGCGGTCTGTGATGTGGATTTGCGGCGGGCCCGAACTCTCAAGGAGGAAATCGACCGCAAATACGGAAATGAAGATTGCGTGGTGTACAGCGATTTTCGCCGTCTGATTGCCCGCGGGGATTTGGATGCCGTCTGCCATGCCGTGCCCGACCACTGGCATGCGCCGATTTCAATTGCCTGTGCGCAGGCCGGTTTGGATATGTACGGCGAAAAACCGCTGGCTCGAACGATTCAGGAAGGACGCGCCATTTGTGAGGCGGTCCGGCGGTACGAGGTCATCTGGCAGACCGGCAGCTGGCAGCGCTCGCTGGCCAATTTCCATCGAGCCTGCGAGCTGGTCCGAAACGGACGCATCGGCAAGGTCTCGTATGTGGAGGTGGGGCTGCCGGATGGAAACCCCAACAGTCCTTCCTTTCGGCCTCTGCCCGTGCCGAACGGGTTTGATTATGAGATGTGGCTGGGACCGGCTCCCTGGCGGCCCTATCAGGATTTCGGACACGGCGGCGTCCATTGGGATTGGCGCTGGATTATGGACTATTCCGGCGGGCAGTTAACCGACTGGGCGGGACATCATATCGATATTGCCCATTGGGGGCTTGGATTGGACCTGACCGGTCCCTGTGAGGTCGAAGGGCAGGGCAAATACTATCAGGACGGCATTTATGATACCCCCTACGAATATGAATTCGTCTGCCGATACGAGAACGGGCTGCAGATGAAAGTGGCTAACGCCTCCCGACTGCCCAAAGGGATGGGGACAACCTGGTACGGGGAGCACGGCTGGATACACGTGGACCGCGGGGATGTGCTGGAGGCATCCAATCCAAAGATTCTTCGGGAAAAAATCGGACCCAACGAAACCCGTCTGTTTTTCAGCCCCTCCGGACATCACGGCAATTTTATTGACTGCATTAAAAGCCGGGGCAGGACGGCGGCACCGGCGGAAGTGGCGCACCGCTCGATTACCGTCGGCCTCTTGGGGGAGATTGCGATGCTTCTGGGACGCAAAATCAAATGGGACCCCAAAACGGAAACGATTTTGAATGACCCGCAGGCCTCCCGTATGCTCGGCCGTTCGATGCGGAGTCCTTGGCATCTGTAG
- a CDS encoding sugar phosphate isomerase/epimerase, with protein sequence MARAVTIFTGQWADLPLEKLAEIMAGFGYDGLELACWGDHLDVWKAAEDKSYCKKQRAILEKHKLQLFAISNHLAGQLVCDLNNDSRSDAFAPADCAGNPEKKRAWAVETMKKTAKAAQNMGVKVVNGFTGSSIWHLLYSFPPVTEQMIEDGFKYFAKMWNPILDEFDKCGVKFALEVHPTEIAFDIYTAKRALEAIGHRETFGFNFDPSHLHWQMVNPVCFLKEFGDRIYHVHMKDAALQLDGRSGILSSHLNFGDPRRGWDFRSLGHGGINFEEIIRTLNQIGYQGPLSVEWEDSRMDRMHGAKEACAFVKKIDFAPSKVAFDAAFDRT encoded by the coding sequence ATGGCACGAGCGGTGACGATTTTCACAGGACAATGGGCGGATTTGCCGCTGGAAAAACTGGCTGAAATCATGGCCGGGTTTGGATATGACGGGCTGGAATTGGCCTGCTGGGGCGACCATCTGGATGTCTGGAAGGCGGCGGAGGATAAATCCTACTGCAAAAAACAGAGGGCCATTCTTGAAAAACACAAACTGCAGTTGTTTGCCATCAGCAACCATTTGGCGGGCCAGCTGGTTTGCGACCTGAACAATGACAGCCGTTCCGATGCTTTTGCTCCGGCGGACTGTGCGGGCAATCCGGAAAAGAAACGGGCCTGGGCGGTCGAGACGATGAAGAAAACCGCCAAAGCCGCTCAAAATATGGGCGTAAAAGTGGTCAACGGCTTTACCGGCTCATCGATTTGGCATTTGCTCTACAGCTTCCCGCCCGTTACGGAACAGATGATTGAGGACGGTTTCAAATATTTTGCCAAGATGTGGAATCCCATTCTGGACGAGTTTGACAAATGCGGGGTGAAGTTCGCTCTCGAAGTGCACCCGACGGAAATCGCCTTCGACATTTACACAGCCAAGCGGGCCCTGGAGGCAATCGGTCATCGGGAAACATTCGGGTTTAATTTTGACCCCAGCCACCTTCATTGGCAGATGGTCAATCCGGTGTGCTTCCTGAAGGAGTTCGGCGACCGGATTTATCATGTTCATATGAAGGATGCGGCGCTGCAGCTGGACGGCCGGAGCGGCATTCTCAGCTCGCATCTGAATTTCGGAGACCCGCGGCGAGGATGGGATTTCCGTTCGCTGGGGCACGGCGGAATTAATTTTGAGGAGATTATCCGCACGCTGAATCAAATCGGCTATCAGGGGCCGCTGTCGGTTGAATGGGAGGACAGCAGGATGGATCGCATGCATGGGGCCAAGGAGGCCTGTGCATTTGTGAAAAAGATAGACTTTGCCCCTTCGAAGGTGGCCTTTGATGCGGCCTTTGACCGAACCTGA